Proteins encoded within one genomic window of Alteribacter populi:
- the mscL gene encoding large conductance mechanosensitive channel protein MscL: protein MAFFKGLKEFAMRGTVIDMGIGIIIGAAFGKVVSSFVSDIIMPPVGLLLGSVDFSNLYVNLSGGHYRSLTEAQESGAATINYGVFIESVLHFIIIAFAAYFLILQMNRIRRLPVEATRSKTCPYCFSDIPLRALKCPKCTTILERKETQAPSREEVRYRVNIR, encoded by the coding sequence ATGGCGTTTTTTAAAGGACTAAAAGAATTTGCAATGCGTGGCACTGTCATTGATATGGGGATAGGTATTATTATTGGTGCTGCTTTTGGAAAGGTCGTCAGTTCATTTGTTTCGGATATTATTATGCCTCCTGTTGGACTTTTACTTGGAAGTGTCGATTTTTCTAATCTGTATGTAAACCTTTCTGGCGGGCATTATCGTTCTTTAACAGAGGCCCAGGAATCCGGTGCAGCGACAATTAACTACGGTGTTTTTATTGAATCGGTTCTTCATTTTATCATTATCGCTTTTGCCGCATACTTTCTTATCTTGCAAATGAATCGGATCCGCCGTTTGCCGGTAGAAGCGACACGTTCGAAAACGTGCCCATACTGTTTTTCGGACATTCCACTGCGAGCGCTGAAATGCCCGAAATGTACAACCATATTGGAAAGGAAAGAAACCCAAGCTCCCAGTAGAGAGGAAGTAAGATACAGAGTGAATATACGTTAA
- a CDS encoding FAD-dependent oxidoreductase, with the protein MEINMPQFPEPYWRADSQNSEFPSLSEDTKCDVAIVGGGIAGITTAYLLQKEGKDVVLIDATTLMNGTTGHTTAKITSQHGLIYDEFIQHFGKEKARHYYDANEEGLAFIRDLVSKNQIDCDFSQQDAYVYTNDDTYIEKLKKEDQAYEQLGIEGGLVDETSLPFSVKRAITIRNQAQFHPVKYLRFLIDEFIKQGGKIHENTTASDVATGDNPKVITREGHKITCSYLVCATHFPFYDKRGFYFARMYGERSYALGVKTKKPITDGMYISAEDPKRSIRFTPLGNENLMIIGGEKHKTGQGINTSKHYEALAKFSHELFPDAEIAYRWATHDLITLDKLPYVGHLTENQENIFIATGFRKWGMTNSTNAAKMIRDAILEKENPYRELFTPHRFYADPSLKKLVQENADVAKHLIKGKIELVRRKPEDLKVDEGSVVTVNGKRAGGYRDQDGQLHLVDTTCRHMGCEVEWNDGERTWDCPCHASRYDIDGNVIEGPTTKPLKKVEGDNNAK; encoded by the coding sequence ATGGAAATAAATATGCCGCAGTTTCCAGAACCATATTGGCGTGCAGACAGTCAAAATTCAGAATTCCCTTCCCTATCAGAAGATACAAAGTGTGATGTCGCGATTGTCGGTGGTGGTATCGCAGGTATTACTACAGCCTATTTATTGCAAAAGGAAGGTAAAGACGTCGTATTAATAGATGCAACCACATTAATGAATGGTACTACTGGACATACAACAGCAAAAATTACCTCGCAGCACGGGCTGATTTACGATGAATTTATCCAACATTTTGGCAAGGAAAAAGCGCGCCATTATTATGATGCAAATGAGGAAGGACTCGCATTCATCCGTGATCTTGTCTCTAAAAATCAAATCGATTGTGATTTTAGCCAACAGGATGCTTATGTTTATACAAACGATGATACTTACATTGAAAAATTGAAAAAAGAAGACCAGGCCTACGAGCAGCTTGGAATAGAAGGTGGACTCGTCGATGAAACCTCTCTCCCATTCTCTGTTAAACGAGCAATCACCATTCGTAACCAAGCCCAATTTCACCCAGTGAAGTACCTGCGTTTTCTTATCGATGAATTTATAAAACAAGGTGGGAAGATTCACGAAAATACCACGGCAAGTGATGTAGCAACTGGAGATAATCCAAAAGTAATTACACGAGAAGGACATAAAATTACGTGCAGCTACCTCGTATGTGCGACTCATTTCCCTTTCTATGATAAAAGAGGGTTTTACTTTGCCCGTATGTATGGAGAACGATCCTATGCACTAGGGGTTAAGACGAAAAAGCCAATAACGGACGGTATGTATATTAGCGCTGAGGACCCGAAACGCTCAATTCGCTTTACTCCACTAGGGAACGAAAACCTGATGATCATTGGCGGCGAAAAACACAAAACCGGGCAAGGAATCAATACATCCAAGCACTATGAAGCTTTAGCAAAATTCAGTCATGAACTCTTTCCCGACGCAGAGATTGCTTACCGGTGGGCAACGCATGACCTCATAACGTTGGATAAACTACCATATGTCGGTCACTTAACCGAGAATCAAGAGAATATTTTTATCGCCACTGGTTTTCGCAAGTGGGGAATGACGAACAGCACAAATGCAGCAAAAATGATCCGAGATGCCATTTTAGAAAAAGAAAATCCGTATCGTGAATTATTCACGCCGCACCGTTTTTACGCCGATCCAAGCCTAAAAAAGCTCGTACAAGAAAATGCAGATGTTGCCAAGCACCTTATCAAAGGGAAAATCGAATTGGTTCGTCGTAAACCAGAAGACTTAAAAGTAGATGAAGGCAGTGTGGTCACCGTGAATGGAAAGCGAGCGGGTGGCTACAGAGATCAGGATGGCCAGCTTCATCTGGTAGATACCACTTGCAGGCACATGGGCTGTGAAGTCGAATGGAACGACGGTGAACGAACATGGGATTGCCCATGTCACGCCTCTCGTTACGATATCGATGGGAATGTTATTGAAGGCCCTACTACGAAACCACTTAAAAAGGTTGAAGGGGACAATAACGCAAAATAA
- the moaA gene encoding GTP 3',8-cyclase MoaA has protein sequence MQKRTQEVYDSLSRPLKDLRISVTDQCNFRCSYCMPAEIFGPDFQFLKQDELLSFDEITRLARQFAKLGVEKIRITGGEPLLRKELHLLIAELKKIDGIKDIALTTNGVFLVKQAEKLKEAGLDRINVSLDAIEDRVFRKMNGRNVPTAPVLKGIDRAQEAGLDIKVNMVVKKGVNESQIIPMARHFKGSGVILRFIEFMDVGNTNGWNFQSVVTKKEIVEKIDEVFSLEPADANYFGEVADRFRYTDGDGEVGVISSVSDSFCSSCTRARLSADGKLFTCLFAQRGEDLRSVVRSQMEDAELFDYLISLWKDRDDRYSDERTEETVKAKQNGPKIEMSYIGG, from the coding sequence GTGCAGAAGCGAACGCAAGAAGTCTATGACTCGTTGTCTCGCCCGTTGAAGGATTTAAGAATTTCAGTGACAGACCAATGTAACTTCAGGTGCTCTTATTGCATGCCTGCAGAAATCTTTGGCCCTGATTTTCAGTTTCTCAAACAGGACGAGCTGCTTTCATTTGATGAAATCACTCGCTTAGCACGACAATTTGCTAAACTCGGAGTGGAAAAAATCAGAATTACTGGTGGGGAGCCGCTTCTTCGCAAAGAGCTCCATCTACTCATTGCGGAGCTGAAGAAAATAGACGGAATCAAAGACATTGCCTTAACGACTAACGGCGTCTTTTTAGTGAAGCAAGCTGAGAAACTTAAAGAGGCCGGCTTGGATCGAATAAACGTTAGCTTAGACGCTATTGAAGATCGGGTCTTCCGAAAAATGAATGGGCGAAACGTACCTACAGCACCCGTGTTAAAAGGAATTGACCGTGCTCAAGAGGCAGGTTTGGATATAAAAGTGAACATGGTAGTTAAAAAAGGAGTAAATGAGTCGCAAATTATTCCGATGGCACGTCACTTCAAGGGCTCAGGTGTGATCCTTCGATTTATCGAATTTATGGATGTTGGAAACACAAACGGCTGGAATTTTCAAAGTGTCGTGACAAAAAAAGAAATTGTCGAGAAAATCGATGAAGTTTTTTCTTTAGAACCTGCCGATGCGAATTACTTTGGAGAAGTCGCCGACCGTTTCCGCTACACAGATGGAGATGGAGAAGTCGGTGTGATTTCTTCAGTATCCGATTCTTTTTGCTCGAGCTGTACGAGAGCTCGGCTTTCTGCAGATGGAAAATTATTCACTTGTTTATTTGCCCAGCGAGGAGAAGATTTACGCTCTGTGGTACGTTCTCAAATGGAAGACGCTGAGCTTTTTGATTACCTCATTTCCTTATGGAAAGATCGTGATGATCGCTACTCTGATGAGCGTACTGAAGAAACTGTAAAAGCGAAGCAAAACGGACCGAAAATTGAAATGTCATATATCGGTGGGTAG
- the fdhD gene encoding formate dehydrogenase accessory sulfurtransferase FdhD: MGDVMNNQPILKYESGKLIEAEDMVANESALTVQVNGEEFATMVCTPSHMEELVMGFLASEGLIRLPNEIDSLSIDKDKGFAYVILKNKKISSANFVTKRVIGSCCGKSRQFYFHNDMKTAKTVTTKTTITPDQCIALMKAMQDGSSDFQKTGGLHNTALCSKNEVLVSRSDIGRHNALDKIYGHCMFHQISLKDKVIAFSGRISSEVLLKVSKIGAGILLSKSAPTSLAIELADDLGITAVGFIRGNRFNVYSHPERVINLNDNDCSSQG; encoded by the coding sequence ATGGGCGATGTAATGAACAATCAACCAATCTTAAAATATGAAAGTGGTAAGCTTATAGAAGCCGAAGACATGGTCGCAAATGAAAGTGCCTTAACCGTTCAAGTGAATGGTGAAGAATTTGCTACGATGGTTTGTACACCATCTCATATGGAAGAACTAGTGATGGGCTTTCTAGCGTCAGAAGGGCTGATTCGTTTGCCAAATGAGATTGATTCGTTATCTATCGATAAGGATAAAGGCTTCGCTTATGTAATACTAAAAAACAAAAAAATTTCCTCTGCTAATTTCGTCACAAAGCGAGTGATTGGCTCGTGCTGTGGGAAAAGTCGTCAGTTTTATTTTCATAATGACATGAAGACTGCGAAAACGGTGACGACGAAAACGACGATTACCCCGGATCAATGCATCGCTCTTATGAAAGCGATGCAGGATGGGTCATCTGATTTTCAAAAAACAGGAGGGCTTCATAACACCGCCCTATGTTCTAAAAACGAGGTGCTTGTATCGCGTTCTGATATCGGTCGTCACAATGCCTTAGACAAAATCTACGGTCATTGTATGTTCCATCAAATTTCGTTGAAAGATAAAGTAATTGCATTTAGTGGCAGAATATCATCTGAAGTGTTACTTAAAGTGTCGAAAATCGGCGCAGGCATTTTGTTATCCAAGTCTGCGCCTACTTCCTTGGCTATTGAGCTCGCCGATGATTTAGGTATTACCGCAGTTGGGTTTATTCGTGGCAATCGTTTCAACGTCTATTCGCATCCGGAGAGAGTGATCAACTTGAATGACAATGATTGCAGCTCACAAGGCTAG
- a CDS encoding FdhF/YdeP family oxidoreductase, which produces MGKTKHQGPMKLPKTPDPKHWVSMVPFGLGKVKPKHIRDTMKVVWENKDNLPYASRILTQGVCDGCALGVAGLYDQTLSGPHLCTTRLNVLRLNTMPAIKDDVLFQDVDELKKMNSSELRQLGRIPYPLSRKPGEKKFTRISWDEALDRVAGKVKSIDPKQLSFFLTARGITNESYYAAAKAARFIGTNNIDNASRICHSPSKTALKRSLGIGASSCNYQDWIGTDVLVFWGSVASNNQPVSTKYMYAAKRKGTKIIMINPYREPSMDEYWIPSIPDSALFGTKLADDVFQVNIGGDIAFMNGVMKHWFEMEKENPGSAIDHSFINEHTNGFTKLKAHVEKQDWQTLEKSSGLTKARMLEFAQLLAKSKSGVFVWSMGLTQHRFGTDNISQVANLAMMRGFLGREHCGVMPIRGHSGVQGSGEMGADPFVLPGGDFDEQNRTRIQKLWKFDIPEWQGDIVGVSLENAVLPEDHQRKLKVFYTSGGNFLETMPDPDFVEECLKNVDIRVHQDIILNTSTLVDAKEEVIVLPAATRYEQEGGGTSTSTERMVYFSPEIKGHRIEEARAEWEIYVDLAKRVKPYKSELIDFQSTQQIRDEIALAHPSYDGIQHLKEKGDVFQWGGAWLLEGGNCPTEDGRGNLLPIEIPELRKPEGHFYVTTRRGKQFNSMIYKDTDPNNNADRFDILLNEADGKELAIREGEAIVAYNKFGVYHGRAKFDQTRRGNIQVYWPEGNVLIPKGVYEQYAGIPEYNTAVVVEKAETFHAQKDTKYVERRIDELETEIS; this is translated from the coding sequence ATGGGGAAAACAAAACATCAAGGGCCAATGAAGCTTCCAAAGACGCCAGATCCGAAACATTGGGTCAGCATGGTTCCCTTTGGACTTGGTAAAGTTAAACCGAAGCATATTCGCGATACGATGAAGGTTGTTTGGGAGAACAAAGACAATCTCCCGTATGCGTCGAGGATTTTAACACAAGGTGTGTGTGATGGCTGTGCATTAGGGGTTGCCGGTCTTTACGACCAAACGTTATCCGGTCCGCATCTTTGCACGACACGCTTAAACGTGCTCCGGTTAAACACAATGCCAGCGATCAAAGATGATGTGCTGTTTCAAGACGTCGATGAGCTGAAAAAAATGAACAGCTCTGAGCTTCGTCAATTAGGGCGAATTCCTTACCCGCTTTCTCGCAAACCAGGTGAAAAGAAGTTTACGAGAATATCATGGGACGAAGCACTTGACAGGGTAGCAGGGAAAGTGAAAAGTATTGATCCAAAGCAGCTTTCCTTTTTCTTAACGGCACGCGGTATTACGAATGAATCGTACTATGCGGCGGCAAAAGCGGCTCGCTTTATCGGAACAAACAACATCGACAATGCGTCCCGTATTTGTCATTCACCGAGTAAAACGGCCCTTAAACGTTCATTAGGTATAGGGGCTTCAAGTTGTAATTATCAGGACTGGATCGGTACGGACGTTCTTGTTTTCTGGGGATCTGTAGCCTCGAACAACCAGCCCGTATCCACTAAATATATGTATGCGGCAAAGCGTAAAGGGACGAAAATCATTATGATTAACCCATATCGAGAGCCGTCCATGGATGAATATTGGATTCCGTCGATTCCAGACAGTGCATTGTTTGGAACAAAGCTGGCTGATGATGTTTTCCAAGTGAACATTGGGGGCGACATTGCCTTTATGAATGGAGTCATGAAACATTGGTTTGAAATGGAAAAAGAAAACCCTGGATCGGCAATCGATCACAGTTTTATTAATGAACATACTAACGGCTTTACAAAGCTCAAAGCTCATGTGGAAAAACAAGATTGGCAGACACTTGAAAAGTCATCCGGTCTTACAAAAGCGAGGATGCTAGAGTTTGCTCAACTATTAGCTAAATCGAAAAGCGGTGTGTTCGTTTGGTCGATGGGTCTTACGCAGCACCGTTTTGGAACTGACAACATCTCTCAAGTAGCCAACCTCGCGATGATGCGCGGGTTCCTTGGTCGGGAGCATTGTGGTGTGATGCCGATTCGAGGACACTCTGGCGTGCAAGGGTCTGGGGAAATGGGGGCGGACCCGTTCGTTCTTCCTGGTGGCGATTTTGACGAGCAAAACCGTACGCGAATACAGAAGCTTTGGAAGTTTGACATTCCAGAGTGGCAAGGGGATATCGTCGGTGTTTCGTTAGAGAATGCGGTGCTTCCTGAAGATCACCAACGAAAACTAAAAGTCTTCTATACGTCAGGCGGCAACTTCCTCGAAACGATGCCAGACCCTGATTTTGTAGAAGAGTGCTTAAAGAACGTCGACATTCGCGTTCACCAAGATATTATTTTGAACACGTCAACGTTAGTGGATGCTAAAGAAGAAGTCATTGTTCTTCCAGCGGCCACCCGTTATGAGCAGGAAGGCGGCGGAACGTCTACTTCCACAGAACGAATGGTCTATTTTTCACCTGAAATTAAAGGCCACCGTATTGAAGAAGCCCGGGCGGAATGGGAAATTTATGTCGATCTTGCCAAACGAGTTAAACCTTATAAGTCAGAGTTGATCGATTTTCAAAGTACCCAGCAAATCCGTGACGAAATTGCGTTAGCTCACCCATCTTATGATGGAATTCAACACTTAAAAGAAAAAGGTGATGTGTTCCAGTGGGGAGGTGCCTGGTTGTTAGAAGGTGGCAATTGTCCAACCGAAGATGGAAGAGGAAACCTGCTTCCAATAGAAATACCAGAGCTGCGTAAACCAGAAGGACACTTCTATGTGACGACTCGTCGTGGTAAGCAGTTCAACTCGATGATTTATAAGGATACTGATCCTAACAACAATGCTGATCGTTTTGATATCCTTTTAAACGAAGCGGATGGAAAAGAGTTAGCCATTCGCGAAGGGGAAGCGATCGTTGCTTATAACAAATTCGGTGTTTACCATGGGCGTGCGAAGTTTGATCAGACACGTCGTGGCAACATCCAGGTCTATTGGCCGGAAGGAAACGTCTTGATCCCGAAAGGTGTCTACGAGCAATACGCAGGTATTCCGGAGTACAATACCGCTGTTGTCGTGGAAAAAGCAGAAACGTTCCACGCGCAAAAAGACACAAAATATGTAGAGCGTCGAATTGATGAGCTTGAAACGGAAATAAGCTAA
- a CDS encoding DUF2294 domain-containing protein, whose product MNKYEAEFSNLVRSFRKRHMGKGPRQIKTTFCRNWAISEMEGNLSPVEKFIANADEGKQMLRAARTEMVKDMYRNHRPVEMEEYLGANFVDLFVDIDIEKDFGMSVFIFDENLEEKFGSGREK is encoded by the coding sequence ATGAATAAATACGAAGCAGAGTTTAGTAATCTTGTGAGATCTTTTCGAAAACGCCATATGGGAAAAGGTCCACGCCAAATTAAAACAACATTTTGCCGCAATTGGGCGATTTCTGAAATGGAAGGAAATTTATCTCCTGTTGAAAAATTCATTGCAAATGCAGATGAGGGTAAACAAATGCTGAGAGCGGCTCGTACAGAAATGGTCAAAGATATGTATAGAAACCATCGACCGGTTGAGATGGAGGAATACCTAGGAGCAAATTTTGTAGATTTGTTTGTAGATATCGACATTGAAAAAGACTTTGGCATGTCTGTCTTTATTTTTGATGAAAACTTAGAGGAAAAGTTTGGTTCTGGACGTGAAAAGTAG
- a CDS encoding L-lactate MFS transporter gives MKNRWLIALSAVGIHISIGAVYAWSVFTTPLMEQFGWSSSQVQMTFSIAILFLGLSAAFLGHFVEKYGPKKAGILAAFCFGIGVFISGFAVNMESLILLYLSFGVLAGIGLGVGYIAPVSTLVKWFPDRRGLATGLAIMGFGFAAAISSPIMDALISSVGIANTFFILGGAYFIVMLCSSLYLEKPPEGWMPEGFKDKVDSGKVKVKKDLAQLRANEAIKTPRFYYLWVMLFINVTCGIAILSATSPLAQESIGLTATQAAALVGILGIFNGIGRLGWASISDYIGRPNTYTAFFVIQAILFVLLPFTTAAVPFQIMLMIIYTCYGGGFASIPAYIGDLFGTKQLGAIHGYILTAWAAAGLVGPLFTAWMYDTTGSYSNSLVYFAGMFVVAFVISMVIRIDIRRLERKNAAQEKSDHMNLEKKVTAQAR, from the coding sequence ATCAAAAATCGATGGCTCATTGCGCTATCGGCAGTAGGAATTCATATTTCAATAGGGGCGGTCTATGCGTGGAGTGTTTTTACTACTCCACTGATGGAGCAGTTTGGCTGGTCTTCGAGTCAGGTTCAAATGACGTTTAGTATCGCCATCTTATTTTTAGGACTTTCTGCTGCATTCTTAGGCCATTTTGTAGAAAAGTATGGCCCGAAAAAAGCAGGGATTCTTGCTGCTTTTTGTTTTGGTATCGGTGTATTTATTTCAGGATTTGCGGTAAATATGGAATCACTTATTTTACTTTATCTTTCCTTTGGCGTACTTGCAGGAATTGGTCTAGGTGTTGGTTATATCGCCCCTGTTTCTACACTGGTAAAATGGTTTCCCGACCGCCGGGGGCTTGCGACTGGACTAGCCATCATGGGCTTTGGTTTTGCTGCAGCAATTAGTAGTCCGATTATGGATGCGTTAATTTCATCTGTCGGTATTGCGAATACCTTCTTCATTTTAGGCGGGGCTTATTTTATTGTCATGCTTTGCTCATCTTTATATCTTGAAAAACCACCAGAAGGCTGGATGCCTGAAGGGTTTAAAGATAAAGTGGACAGCGGAAAAGTAAAAGTGAAAAAAGATTTGGCGCAACTTAGAGCGAATGAAGCGATTAAAACACCTCGCTTCTATTATTTATGGGTCATGCTCTTTATCAATGTGACGTGTGGCATTGCAATTTTATCTGCTACTAGCCCGTTAGCTCAAGAAAGCATTGGATTGACAGCGACACAAGCTGCTGCACTTGTTGGGATTCTCGGTATTTTTAACGGGATTGGCCGACTTGGATGGGCTTCTATTTCCGACTATATTGGTCGCCCAAATACGTACACAGCGTTTTTCGTAATTCAGGCTATTCTATTTGTCCTGTTGCCATTCACAACAGCTGCGGTACCGTTCCAAATCATGCTCATGATCATCTACACGTGCTATGGTGGAGGATTTGCTTCGATTCCAGCTTACATTGGTGACCTTTTCGGCACTAAGCAGCTTGGAGCGATTCATGGATATATCCTTACAGCTTGGGCCGCGGCAGGTCTTGTTGGCCCATTGTTTACCGCTTGGATGTATGACACAACAGGAAGTTACTCAAATAGCTTGGTTTACTTTGCAGGAATGTTTGTGGTCGCGTTTGTCATTTCTATGGTGATTCGCATCGATATTCGCAGGTTAGAAAGGAAAAACGCAGCACAAGAAAAATCTGATCATATGAATCTAGAGAAAAAGGTCACTGCCCAAGCAAGGTAA
- a CDS encoding MerR family transcriptional regulator, translating into MLKVSEVAKKTAISVRTLHYYEEIGLLIPSDKNDYGHRMYNEDNLFTLQQIIIWRDLGFSLKQIKTLIHHTKPVEAIEKQVEQLKEEQMKLAHRQKQLIGLKHLIEIENKLDWEILLSMIKRDEVAEENRKQYVEMLKELPKLEDENADTREWLTILASFKRHQEKNTPFDDQELKKLCIQVEKKAEQMFQGEEAMQNEFWEIRRSETKSANLRLYPIHKDVIDYIEAAMNYHALNPSKN; encoded by the coding sequence ATGTTAAAAGTAAGCGAAGTCGCTAAAAAAACCGCTATTTCCGTGCGAACTCTTCATTATTACGAAGAAATTGGCCTCTTAATCCCAAGTGATAAAAATGATTATGGGCATCGCATGTATAACGAAGATAACCTTTTTACATTACAGCAAATCATAATATGGCGAGATCTAGGCTTTTCCCTAAAACAAATTAAAACGCTCATTCATCATACGAAGCCAGTAGAGGCCATTGAAAAACAGGTCGAACAATTAAAAGAAGAACAAATGAAACTCGCCCATCGTCAAAAGCAATTGATCGGCTTAAAGCATTTAATAGAAATCGAAAACAAGCTCGACTGGGAAATTCTCCTTTCCATGATTAAGCGGGATGAAGTTGCAGAGGAAAACCGAAAGCAGTACGTGGAGATGTTGAAAGAACTACCTAAGCTTGAAGATGAAAATGCAGATACTCGAGAATGGCTGACCATTCTGGCATCATTTAAAAGGCACCAAGAAAAAAATACCCCTTTTGACGATCAAGAATTGAAAAAACTATGTATTCAGGTTGAGAAAAAGGCCGAGCAAATGTTTCAGGGTGAAGAAGCCATGCAAAATGAATTTTGGGAAATTAGACGCTCCGAAACGAAATCCGCCAATCTTCGGCTTTACCCCATCCACAAAGACGTCATCGACTATATTGAAGCAGCTATGAACTACCATGCTCTCAACCCGTCCAAGAATTAA
- a CDS encoding class I SAM-dependent rRNA methyltransferase, whose translation MTEIRLKIKQRFANTFKSGSPLILKEAIGNLDKLKEEGSLLYLEDEKGDFLGRGYYGRQNKGFGWVLTQKPNEQINQRFFEHRISKALTKRSAFFEDVNTTAFRVLNGEGDGIGGLTIDYFDGYFLLNWYSEGIYTFKEQVVAALKKVTAFKGIYEKKRFNTGGKYIDDDDFVAGERGDFPILVKENGVNFAVYLNDGAMVGVFLDQREVRRSIRDKYANGKRVLNTFSYTGAFSIFAAIGGAEKTTSVDLANRSYEKTIEQFSVNGLDYEAHDIIVQDVFDYYKFSVKKGFTFDVVILDPPSFARSKKKTFSAEKDYKDLLKQTIAITEKKGVIVASTNAAKVSRKKFKHFIDAAFKESGEKYKLLEEHSLPADFAVAPQFPDGDYLKVVFIQKV comes from the coding sequence ATGACTGAAATTCGCTTAAAAATTAAACAACGTTTTGCAAATACATTTAAATCAGGTTCGCCGTTAATTTTAAAAGAGGCGATCGGAAATCTGGATAAGTTAAAAGAAGAAGGGTCGCTACTATACCTTGAGGACGAAAAGGGAGATTTCTTGGGTCGCGGTTATTATGGGAGGCAAAACAAAGGCTTTGGCTGGGTGTTAACTCAAAAGCCAAATGAACAAATTAACCAAAGGTTTTTTGAGCATAGGATCTCAAAAGCGTTAACAAAGCGTTCGGCCTTCTTTGAAGACGTGAATACAACCGCTTTTCGTGTTTTAAATGGGGAAGGCGATGGCATTGGGGGCTTGACGATAGATTACTTCGATGGCTATTTCCTTCTAAATTGGTACAGCGAAGGCATCTATACGTTTAAGGAACAAGTTGTAGCTGCGCTAAAAAAAGTAACTGCTTTTAAAGGTATTTATGAAAAAAAACGTTTCAATACAGGTGGAAAATACATTGATGATGACGACTTTGTGGCAGGTGAGCGTGGGGATTTCCCAATACTCGTTAAAGAAAATGGTGTGAATTTTGCCGTTTATTTGAACGATGGGGCAATGGTCGGGGTTTTCCTTGATCAACGCGAGGTACGACGCTCAATCCGCGACAAATATGCAAACGGAAAGCGAGTATTAAATACGTTTTCGTATACCGGTGCATTTTCAATCTTTGCTGCGATAGGTGGAGCTGAGAAAACAACGAGTGTTGACCTTGCAAATCGAAGCTATGAAAAAACGATCGAGCAGTTCAGTGTGAACGGTCTCGATTATGAAGCACATGACATTATCGTTCAGGACGTTTTCGATTACTACAAATTTTCAGTTAAAAAAGGTTTCACATTTGATGTGGTGATTCTCGATCCGCCTAGCTTTGCCCGTTCAAAAAAGAAAACGTTTAGTGCGGAAAAGGACTATAAGGACCTTTTGAAACAAACGATTGCAATCACGGAAAAGAAGGGAGTCATTGTAGCTTCAACGAATGCAGCAAAGGTGTCCAGGAAGAAGTTTAAACATTTTATTGACGCTGCATTTAAAGAATCAGGAGAGAAATATAAGCTGCTTGAGGAGCACTCATTGCCAGCGGATTTTGCTGTAGCACCGCAGTTTCCAGACGGTGATTACTTGAAAGTTGTGTTTATTCAAAAGGTGTAG